Below is a window of Candidatus Aegiribacteria sp. DNA.
GCGAGTTCCTGCATCAAGCGGTTTTCATCCAGACTGACATCGTCCAGAAGTTCGATTATTCTTTCCTTAAGACGCCCGTACCTTTCCTGCACCGATTCCTTTTGACGGGCAAGAACGGGAGCAGCCAGTTCCCTGATACTTTCGAACCCCTCGCGAAATAAGGGAGCAAGTGCGGCTCCCTCCCTGCGGCGGCTTTCCCGGAGTTCATTAAGAGCCTCAGTCATGGATGATCTGAACGCATTCGTCAGTTCACCGCGGTCAAGCATGGAAGGTTCAGCTGTTCTTACAACTCCAGGGAGATTGAGAAGCTCCCCCGCTGAAATCCCTTTGATGTGTTCGTTATCCTTGATGAGAAGCTCTGCGGTTGTAATGTACTGCCTTGCTGATTCTATATTGATAGATACTGACGAACCTTCTGAGCCGCCAAGTTCAATGGAAACATCCAGCCTGATGCGTCCTCTGTCGAACATCTCTTTGATGGTTTTTCTGACTTCGGGCTCCATACCGGAGAATACTTCGGGCAGCTTCAGGGAAATACTCAGGCTTTTATGATTGACCGATTTCGCTTCAACCGTCAGTGTATAATCGTCACCAGCAGTCTCAGTCCGGCCGAAGCCTGTCATTGATTCCATAAGATATCCTTCCGGAAATACGGGGTCGGACTTCATTTGCGACACTTACAAAAATAAAAAATTCCAGAAAGCACATATAGAAATATATTTCATGCTTGTCAACGAACTGAAAAGCAGATATCTATTTTTGTATTCTACCTTGAAAATGAATTATCAGGAAAAGTAGAACTGCTGATGAGAACTTGACTGCAGTAATCAGATTAATAGTATTAGAGACATCGGTACAAATATCCAGGTACTGAGATAAGTAGCAGTTACGTAATCATTGCAGGGTTGGATAAAAATGAAAATAACGAAATTTCAAACACCATTATTCTTTCTGCTGGCATTATCCTGTCCAGGTAACCTTCAAGCCTATGAAATACAGATTGAAACAGGGCCTGCTACTGATGCAGGACCGAATACTTTCCCGACCGAGAATCCTCCCGGGGAAGGCGAAACCTTGATGTCCTGGCTGGAAGGGGAAATAGAGATAGCGAGAATACTGATTGGCACTCCATACATGAATTCAAATCAGGTTGAATTTACTGAAGAGTACGTGCAGGACCGTTTTGAGAATTCTATTTGTGTAAATTCCAGGATGGATGAATGGCATTATGCGCCTCTAACAATGGGTACGGTATATTTTACTAATGGTGACAGAATCAATTTCATAATGTACCTGTCAGGCATATCGATTTCAGGTAACTTATTTGAGTAAGAGTGGACTATGGAAATTGTTGATTTAACAGAAGAGTACGAGGGCAATTACTTCGTTTGTCTCGAAGACTGGTCAGACGAAATAAAGGAAGCCGGAAATCGTAAGGAACTCTGGTATCGAAAAATGAAAGATAAGGGGCTACGTGTTAAACTGGCTCTTAATGATGAGGCAAAACCAGTCGGTATGATTCAATATCTCCCAATCGAATACTCTTTTGTAAAAGGCAGCGAATTGTATTTCATCCTGTGTATCTGGGTCCACGGATACAAAAAAAAGGGAGTTGGGGATTATCGGAAACAGGGAATCGGCAAGGCGCTGATAACGGCAGCGGAAGATGACGCAAAGAAGAGAGGCGCGAAAGGGCTAGTTGCCTGGGGAGTGCCTATACCGGTTTTCATGAGAGCTTCCTGGTTCAAAAAGCAGGGATACGTTCAAGTAGACAAAGAAGGCTTCCTCGGTCGGGTTCTACTGTGGAAACCTTTTTCAGATGACGCTGTTCCGCCAGAATGGATCGAAGGCAGGAAAGAGCCGGAATTGGAACATGACAAAGTAACTGTAACAGGATTCATCAACGGATGGTGTCCCGCTTACAACATGGTTTTTGAAAGGGCGAAACGGGCTTCCTCAGAACTTGGAGACCAGGTTGTTTTTCATGAGATAAATACTTTTGATAAAGAAGTTTTTGACGAATGGGGCATTTCTGATTCGATATTCATCAACAGAAAAAAACTCAATACCGGACCGCCTCCATCCTATCAGAAAATAAAGAAGAGAATATCAAAAGCATTGAAAAATGTATGAAAGTAATTTACCGCCTCGAAATCTATTTGGCCGCGCTGTGTGTAATCGGGTCGGTTAGGTTGATCAGGTGCGAACATGATTTCAGAAAGAATTCTATGCGATGGTAAAAGCTAATATCTGCTCGCATCGACCTGTTCTTCAACCTTGCGCCCTGGAAGGTTATTCTTTTCAATTGGATCCTTATATCGGCTGTGAGCATCACTGCTATTACTGTTACGCTCTTAACGAGGCTGAGACAGATTGGGCCAGGGAGATACAGATACACCAGGACATTCGCGCCCAGCTCAGTAATGAAATTTCGTCTATTGATACCCAGCCAGTTTACATAGGCTGGAATTCTGATGCTTATCAGCCTTTAGAGGCTGATTACCAACAGACCAGACAGGCACTGGAATTACTCGCAGAACGCAGGTTTCCGGTTTGTGTGCTGACTAAATCCGACCTGGTGGTGAGGGACATGGACTTATTTAAACGCATGTCCGGTTCATCGGTGGGGATCTCGATAGCCTTTCAAAACGACCATGACAGAGAACTGTTCGAAGCTTCTGCACCGTCAAACAGGGAGAGGGTTGAAGCGCTGATACGGTTGCATGAGGAAGGTATCGAAACGTATACGCTGATCTGCCCGGTGATGCCATTCATTACTGATGTGGGAAAACTTGTCAGCCTGGTCGAGCCGTATTCGGACACGATCTGGATTTACCCTTTGAGCCTGGATACCTTCGAAGACCGCAACTGGCAGAACATACGGCAGATACTGCAGGAACATTATCCTGATATGGCGAAGAAATACATAGAGATTGCTTTCAATTCCGATCATGCCTATTGGACACGATTGCGGTCAGAATTAAATTTGTTACAGCAGCAGACACGGCCGGAATTGAGAATCGAAGTGTGAAGATCAATATGTTTTTATGTTTCGTGCAGTCACGCTGCTTAACGATTCGTTCAAACGGACTCCGGACGCAGTGCGGGCACCGCTGATGCGCGAGTTTAGATAAGAATGGAATTCAAAGAGGAGAAATCAATGATCAGCTTCGATCAATACTACCTTGAATACCTTGGCGTTCATACGGAACGACTGAAGGTAGGACATCGAGTCTTTCCGTGTGAAAGAAGAGCCGGAACATTTGCTTTCTTCTATGCACAGCATCTGATCTCAACGGTAATTAATGGCGATGTAGTATTCTCCGTTGCTCCGGAGTTTGCTCCCGCCTTTGAGATTCAACGTACGCTCCTTACAGACAACGCTGTTAATAAGGACCTGCTGAGAATGATCGACGATACTTTCTTTGATTTTCTTCCAGTCCTGCTCTACAGCACCAGGCTTATGAAGCGAATGACACTGGATAAGGGAGAACTGGTTAAACAAAAAACGAAGATCAAGGTTGATGTTCTATCTGAATCGGATAAAGCCAGGTTCATTTCCCGCTGGATTATCAGAGGAAAGAGATCTATTGAGTATCTATGGAACGCAAGATTAAAAGCTGTTCGTGCCGGCAGGTACTTCACCGCTTTTGAGAAGGATGAAATCGCCTCTTCAGCATACATATCGGATATTGATTACCTGGGCGCGAATATTACGGTAGGAACGAATTCCAAATTCAGGAGAAAAGGGTATGGAAAAGCCGTCGTCAGCCATGCGATTGAATGGTGCTTCTCGCATGGATATCGACCGATATACCTGGTAGATATTAACAACGAACCATCGATCAAGCTGGCCGAGAGCCTGGGGTTCAGAGAGATGTCACGGGAAGTTGTCGTATCATCATGCAAAGAAGTTCATTAGCGCTGCTTCACTGCAGGCCTGTCATTCACATTTCTGGCAGAGGTAAATGAGAATGAAAAAACGAATTATCCAGGTAGTTGCTTACAATTCGAAATGGCCGGATCAATTTCGAATTGAGAGCAGGGCTTTATCAGATATACTCTCTAAAGAAATCGTGCACATTCACCACATTGGAAGTACCGCTGTTCCTGGATTGGCGGCAAAACCGATAATAGATATTCTGTTGGAAGTGAAAGACGTAAATGCTCTGGATAGTTACAATTCTGAAATGGAAGAATCAAGCTACATTCCAAAAGGCGAATACGGTATACCGGGAAGACGGTTTTTCATAAAGGGCCAATTCGACCGGACACACAACATTCATGCATTTAACAATGGTTCGTATGGCGCGATAAGGCATATTGCCTTTCGTGACTACCTCATCGCGCATCCCCTGATAGCCGGGGAGTATGGTGATTTGAAGCTGAGATGTGCACGTATGTGTGATAACGATGTCGATAAGTACTGCGATATGAAGCATGATTTCGTAAAGTATTATGAAGAAGAAGCAATGCAGTGGAAGCAGTATTAAGCTATGGCTGCAAACTATGGCAAATGCCGGTGAACTGGAGGTTATTTCTGTTTTACAAAGGCTATTTGCGTTTTAAGGCTGTTCAACCTGTCAATCCGCCTGGCTGGTTTTTCACTGCGCTTCACACCGGCATATGATTCGGGATAAATGAATGGACATAAGCAGTAATCGGGCCCGTAAGAATCGTACAATTGCCTCAACTTCATTGTTGGGAGGAAGAATGAAATTGAACATCGTGGTAATAGTAGTAATGCTCTCAATCACTCTGAGCGCGTTCGCCGCTGAGGAACCTCTTTTCCCCGATGGTGTGAATCAAATCCTGGGTCGAATTCAACCCGACATGAGTGAGGCGCAAGTCGAGGAAACCGTGAAATTCTATTATCCGGATGCCGTTCTCACTCTGGGTACATGGTCCGGCCAATCGGGATATGTGGAATTCAAGCTGACATCTCGTTACTCCATTTCCATTGCGGAGTACAACGATCCCGACAATTTCGATTACCGTTTCGTACATGCCGACATGATTCTGTATGTGTTCGATTGGGAACTTAATCAAAGAATCAACATCTCATTTCACAACTGGGATGATGAAACGATAAATGACTGAGGAAAAACCTCCGAACCAGTTGCCACACCCGATAGAGGATACTACCCAACCAGTCGGATGCAATCAGTGGCTAAGCCCATAAAAGCTGATGATACAAACGGTCGAAAGACCCTGAGTGAATTCATATCAAGGCCTCCGCCTGAGCCACTTGAACGTGTCTGCGAACCATGCGCGGACTACGTTCCATGGCAGGACGATGTTCCTGAAATAGAGGTTGGGTAAGTTGTCAGCGATCCGGCTTCAGGGGAAACGTACATCCTGATTCTGAGTTTCTGGTACATATCTGCTTGCAACGATCTTTGACTGGCGGTTTCTCAAGTCGTATGGTCAGTTTCAGGCAGGAATCGGAGGTTTATTACGACGATTGGGCTGCTTTGCAAGCAAATCAAGAGATTGCGGAAAATCCACTTTCCTATTGTTCGTAAGCAGACTGGTTTCCTACAACTGCACAAGCCACATTATTGAGAATCAGCTCGATCTGAGGGGTTACCCTGTTGACCTCGAAATATGTCCCGGCGGGATGCTGCTGGCTCTTACTGCTGAATAGAAAAGGGGTCAAATCACTGTGTGATAATCCCAAGGGCAGCATCAAAAACCGGGTCCACCCCGGCTTCAAGATCAGCCTCGGAAACCGGGATGAAAATGTCGGGAGCTATTCCTGAATT
It encodes the following:
- a CDS encoding GrpB family protein, with amino-acid sequence MKKRIIQVVAYNSKWPDQFRIESRALSDILSKEIVHIHHIGSTAVPGLAAKPIIDILLEVKDVNALDSYNSEMEESSYIPKGEYGIPGRRFFIKGQFDRTHNIHAFNNGSYGAIRHIAFRDYLIAHPLIAGEYGDLKLRCARMCDNDVDKYCDMKHDFVKYYEEEAMQWKQY
- a CDS encoding radical SAM protein encodes the protein MDPYIGCEHHCYYCYALNEAETDWAREIQIHQDIRAQLSNEISSIDTQPVYIGWNSDAYQPLEADYQQTRQALELLAERRFPVCVLTKSDLVVRDMDLFKRMSGSSVGISIAFQNDHDRELFEASAPSNRERVEALIRLHEEGIETYTLICPVMPFITDVGKLVSLVEPYSDTIWIYPLSLDTFEDRNWQNIRQILQEHYPDMAKKYIEIAFNSDHAYWTRLRSELNLLQQQTRPELRIEV
- a CDS encoding YicC family protein; protein product: MESMTGFGRTETAGDDYTLTVEAKSVNHKSLSISLKLPEVFSGMEPEVRKTIKEMFDRGRIRLDVSIELGGSEGSSVSINIESARQYITTAELLIKDNEHIKGISAGELLNLPGVVRTAEPSMLDRGELTNAFRSSMTEALNELRESRRREGAALAPLFREGFESIRELAAPVLARQKESVQERYGRLKERIIELLDDVSLDENRLMQELALMADRSDVTEEVQRLKCHLDHVLEILDSTDHSIGRKLEFLIQEIHRELNTMGAKVDDPEQSLRVIEMKNILSSLKEQAANIE
- a CDS encoding GNAT family N-acetyltransferase, translating into MISFDQYYLEYLGVHTERLKVGHRVFPCERRAGTFAFFYAQHLISTVINGDVVFSVAPEFAPAFEIQRTLLTDNAVNKDLLRMIDDTFFDFLPVLLYSTRLMKRMTLDKGELVKQKTKIKVDVLSESDKARFISRWIIRGKRSIEYLWNARLKAVRAGRYFTAFEKDEIASSAYISDIDYLGANITVGTNSKFRRKGYGKAVVSHAIEWCFSHGYRPIYLVDINNEPSIKLAESLGFREMSREVVVSSCKEVH
- a CDS encoding GNAT family N-acetyltransferase, which translates into the protein MEIVDLTEEYEGNYFVCLEDWSDEIKEAGNRKELWYRKMKDKGLRVKLALNDEAKPVGMIQYLPIEYSFVKGSELYFILCIWVHGYKKKGVGDYRKQGIGKALITAAEDDAKKRGAKGLVAWGVPIPVFMRASWFKKQGYVQVDKEGFLGRVLLWKPFSDDAVPPEWIEGRKEPELEHDKVTVTGFINGWCPAYNMVFERAKRASSELGDQVVFHEINTFDKEVFDEWGISDSIFINRKKLNTGPPPSYQKIKKRISKALKNV